In a single window of the Aridibaculum aurantiacum genome:
- a CDS encoding DUF5018 domain-containing protein, with the protein MKSILPKLMGILICISISALPAFSQTVLFNTAFNTNSLPAGITTNGALSPTKAQDGICSQGMVQVNAGQFMQVELSSCSMLMVNMKSTSSSARTVTIRYKKDGDTDFSVATTTLSVSTAQSFNLTTLYPVLQSTVPITVRIEPVSGNIQIHDLVAHASTTLSTEANITSFKLPGQIGNEVINAAAGTVAINVPLGTPLTSVVPQSIGVSSQATISPSATTARNFTSPVAYTVTAQDGTTTKTWTVTVSEVASSAKEITAFKLSPDQLGSASINSASGTISVQMPHTAALTSIAPSIFTLSANATVSPSATAAQNFSAPVVYTVTAQDNSTKTWTVNVTKVNPDTVFTTYEAEHAEFTGAINSNHTGFTGTGFINFLSTGDNYITFSVCQRQASTQTAKFVYALATDTTRKGKLFLNDNYVGLLNFAPTTAFNDWKEEVVTLSLVAGINNIKITWDSTDGPNLDKLLLSGAACNSYTLNVTATNGGSVTVSPERASKKYFETENVTLLANSSPSLRFTHWSGDLTGTTNPIIITVPNDKNIVANFEVVPTYKLNVTVNGIGQVQLNPPGGEYAENTVVTATAVPVLGSTFTGWSGDATGNSTSTTITMNAAKNLTASFTSTYTFDFDKVVGFAATSGDNFTGPTSGGQCAADTVTINGPAEFNKLCEALYYRQQAYRNNTTVNGMKKAPLVIMLKQGIYDGTQTLSTNGAKVFGNSMLDIPEQGDLTFMGESNVTFKIGINVKRSWNLIIRNISFQDYYDDGINIGGTATHHVWVDHCTFGHPTTRPVNTEHPDGGCDVKDGASFVTISWCVFRNSWKTSLVGHSDNNGGTDAGRLKVTYINNHFLNTNSRNPRVRFGEVHVLNNLAENVGLYGIVAANSANVFAENNFFLNTRWAMYADRTVTDFKAVFGNNSDGVFTSKTGNYPAFGLKQVGNAYDDSGLPVITAQINPAMLNPGGRSVKFDELNAAAVFNPSSYYTYTPLTAEEVRVIVPMYAGADKVNFTKTCNSTLPASILAFDVKLSEGATKEAKASWTTTNEINTQRFEVERSANGRAFTAIGNAAAANTIGVNNYSFADRAPLQGISYYRLKVVDKDGKFNYSKTISINNKSSFSLAVYPNPAANNLVVTHAKATSGATLRIVTADGRTVTSLQVQQGATITNADITRLAPGNYLLILENGDNRTTTKFMKQ; encoded by the coding sequence ATGAAATCTATTCTACCCAAACTCATGGGTATACTGATCTGCATCAGCATATCTGCTCTGCCCGCATTTTCACAAACTGTTCTATTCAACACAGCCTTCAACACCAACTCGCTTCCTGCAGGTATTACTACCAATGGAGCACTTAGTCCAACCAAGGCACAAGATGGTATATGTAGCCAGGGAATGGTGCAGGTAAATGCCGGCCAGTTTATGCAGGTGGAACTTTCCAGCTGTAGCATGCTTATGGTGAACATGAAATCAACTTCTTCATCGGCACGCACTGTAACTATTCGCTATAAAAAAGATGGTGATACTGATTTTTCAGTGGCCACTACCACTCTATCAGTATCCACTGCACAATCATTCAATCTTACTACGCTTTACCCTGTGCTACAGAGTACAGTTCCCATAACTGTACGTATAGAACCGGTAAGTGGTAATATTCAAATCCATGACTTGGTAGCACATGCATCTACTACTCTTAGTACAGAAGCTAACATCACATCATTTAAATTACCTGGTCAAATAGGTAATGAAGTGATCAACGCTGCAGCTGGTACAGTAGCCATCAATGTACCACTGGGCACACCGCTTACTTCAGTAGTACCACAAAGCATTGGTGTCTCTTCCCAGGCTACCATCTCTCCTTCTGCTACCACTGCAAGAAATTTTACCAGCCCTGTTGCTTACACAGTAACTGCACAGGATGGTACTACTACTAAAACATGGACGGTAACTGTATCTGAAGTAGCATCGTCTGCTAAAGAGATAACAGCATTCAAACTTTCTCCTGATCAACTAGGTTCTGCCTCTATCAATTCTGCTTCCGGAACCATTAGTGTGCAAATGCCGCATACGGCTGCACTTACCAGTATAGCACCTTCTATTTTCACCTTGTCGGCTAATGCTACCGTTTCGCCATCTGCCACTGCAGCGCAAAATTTTTCTGCACCTGTAGTGTATACCGTTACCGCACAAGACAATTCTACAAAAACATGGACAGTGAATGTAACAAAGGTTAATCCTGATACAGTTTTCACTACCTATGAAGCAGAACATGCAGAATTTACTGGTGCTATCAACAGCAACCACACTGGCTTCACCGGAACAGGTTTCATCAACTTTTTAAGTACCGGCGATAACTATATCACCTTCTCTGTGTGCCAACGCCAGGCAAGTACACAAACAGCAAAATTTGTTTACGCGCTTGCTACGGATACAACCCGCAAAGGAAAATTGTTCTTAAACGACAACTATGTAGGCTTGTTGAATTTTGCTCCTACTACTGCTTTCAATGATTGGAAGGAAGAGGTTGTAACGCTTAGCCTGGTTGCCGGCATCAATAACATCAAGATCACCTGGGATAGTACCGATGGCCCTAATTTGGATAAGCTCCTGCTTTCTGGTGCAGCATGTAATAGTTATACATTAAACGTTACTGCTACCAATGGCGGATCGGTAACAGTGAGCCCTGAAAGAGCCAGCAAAAAATATTTTGAAACAGAAAATGTTACGCTACTGGCTAATAGTTCTCCGTCTTTACGTTTCACCCACTGGAGCGGCGATCTTACCGGCACTACCAACCCTATTATTATCACTGTTCCAAATGATAAAAACATAGTTGCAAATTTTGAAGTAGTACCTACATACAAGTTGAATGTAACAGTGAATGGCATAGGTCAAGTACAACTAAATCCTCCTGGTGGAGAATATGCTGAGAATACAGTTGTAACTGCTACAGCAGTTCCGGTATTGGGCTCTACATTCACTGGCTGGTCTGGCGATGCTACTGGCAACAGTACCTCCACTACCATTACTATGAATGCAGCAAAGAACCTTACTGCATCATTCACCTCTACCTATACTTTCGATTTCGACAAAGTGGTAGGTTTTGCTGCTACTTCAGGTGATAATTTCACTGGACCAACAAGTGGTGGCCAATGTGCAGCTGATACCGTTACTATTAATGGACCAGCAGAATTCAACAAGCTGTGCGAGGCATTGTACTACCGCCAGCAGGCTTATAGAAATAACACTACAGTAAACGGCATGAAGAAAGCACCGCTGGTGATCATGCTGAAGCAGGGAATTTATGATGGTACGCAAACCCTAAGCACCAATGGCGCTAAAGTTTTCGGTAACTCTATGCTTGATATTCCTGAGCAAGGTGATCTTACTTTCATGGGCGAATCGAATGTTACTTTCAAGATCGGTATCAACGTGAAGCGTTCATGGAACCTGATCATCCGCAACATTAGCTTCCAGGATTATTATGATGATGGTATCAATATAGGTGGCACTGCTACGCACCACGTGTGGGTTGACCATTGCACCTTTGGACATCCTACTACAAGACCTGTAAATACAGAACATCCTGACGGAGGTTGCGATGTAAAAGATGGTGCAAGCTTTGTTACCATTTCATGGTGTGTATTCCGCAACAGTTGGAAGACCAGCCTTGTTGGTCACTCTGATAATAACGGCGGTACCGACGCCGGCAGATTGAAGGTTACCTATATCAACAACCACTTCCTGAACACCAACTCGCGTAATCCACGTGTACGTTTTGGTGAAGTGCACGTACTGAACAACCTGGCTGAAAATGTAGGATTGTACGGTATCGTGGCAGCCAATAGCGCTAATGTTTTTGCAGAAAATAATTTCTTCCTCAACACACGCTGGGCAATGTATGCTGACAGAACAGTAACTGATTTCAAAGCTGTGTTTGGAAATAATTCTGATGGCGTATTCACTTCTAAAACGGGTAATTATCCAGCGTTTGGTTTAAAGCAGGTTGGAAATGCATACGATGATAGTGGACTTCCTGTTATCACTGCGCAAATCAATCCTGCTATGCTAAATCCTGGTGGGAGATCAGTAAAGTTTGACGAATTAAATGCTGCTGCAGTATTTAATCCATCTTCTTATTATACCTATACTCCACTAACAGCAGAAGAGGTTAGGGTGATTGTTCCTATGTATGCAGGTGCCGACAAAGTGAATTTCACAAAAACTTGTAATAGTACTTTACCAGCCAGTATTCTTGCTTTTGATGTGAAACTATCTGAGGGTGCAACCAAAGAAGCTAAAGCTTCATGGACCACAACCAATGAAATAAACACGCAACGTTTCGAAGTAGAAAGAAGTGCTAACGGAAGAGCATTTACTGCAATAGGTAATGCAGCTGCTGCAAATACAATCGGTGTAAACAACTATTCATTTGCTGATCGTGCACCATTGCAAGGCATTTCATATTACCGCCTGAAAGTGGTGGATAAAGATGGCAAGTTCAACTACAGCAAAACGATATCAATTAACAATAAGAGCAGCTTCTCTTTAGCTGTATATCCTAATCCTGCCGCTAACAACCTGGTGGTAACACATGCTAAAGCCACTTCTGGCGCTACACTGCGCATAGTAACAGCCGATGGCAGAACAGTTACATCTCTCCAGGTGCAGCAAGGTGCAACCATTACCAATGCCGATATAACCAGGCTGGCTCCAGGTAACTACCTGTTGATATTGGAAAATGGCGACAACAGGACCACAACGAAATTCATGAAGCAATAA
- the asnS gene encoding asparagine--tRNA ligase: MFNNRVKVKDLLQSEQTGHEVTVMGWVRTFRNNQFVALNDGSTNNNLQVVIELGMLDEATLKRITTGASLKVTGHVVASLGKGQKVEIKASAVEILGDSDAEKYPLQPKKHSLEFLREKAHLRFRTNTFGSVFRVRHALAFAIHKFFNEKGFIYLHTPIITSSDAEGAGEMFRVTTLPHDNPPRKEDGTINYEEDFFGKSTNLTVSGQLEGELGAMAFSEIYTFGPTFRAENSNTTRHLAEFWMVEPEMAFCDIEDNMNLAEEFMQYLIRYAMDNNRDDIEFLDQRLAEEEKQKPQNERQEFGLIEKLEFVLNNKFERITYTEAINILLESPAYKKKKFKYEVKWGIDLQSEHERYLVEKHFKKPVIVTGYPKDIKSFYMRLNDDGKTVAAMDILAPGIGEIVGGSQREERLEKLEERMREMHIPADEMSWYLDTRRFGTVPHAGFGLGFERMVQFVTGMGNIRDVIPFARTPKNCEF, from the coding sequence ATGTTTAACAACAGGGTGAAGGTAAAAGACCTGCTACAATCGGAGCAAACAGGCCATGAAGTAACGGTAATGGGATGGGTAAGAACATTTAGGAATAACCAGTTTGTGGCTTTGAACGATGGCAGTACCAATAACAACCTGCAAGTAGTAATAGAGCTGGGAATGCTGGATGAGGCCACATTAAAAAGAATTACAACCGGTGCTTCGCTGAAAGTAACCGGCCATGTGGTGGCATCGTTGGGTAAAGGACAAAAGGTAGAGATAAAAGCAAGTGCTGTAGAAATACTTGGTGATAGCGATGCTGAGAAATATCCTTTGCAACCGAAGAAGCACAGCCTGGAATTTTTGCGTGAGAAAGCACACCTGCGTTTCCGCACCAATACATTCGGATCTGTATTTCGTGTACGCCATGCACTGGCATTTGCTATTCATAAATTCTTCAACGAAAAAGGATTTATCTACCTGCATACGCCTATCATCACATCAAGCGATGCAGAAGGTGCTGGTGAGATGTTCAGGGTTACAACACTTCCACATGATAACCCTCCACGTAAAGAAGACGGAACTATTAATTACGAAGAAGACTTCTTTGGCAAAAGCACCAACCTTACGGTAAGTGGTCAATTAGAAGGCGAACTGGGTGCTATGGCTTTTAGTGAAATCTATACATTCGGACCAACTTTTAGAGCAGAGAACAGTAATACAACACGCCACCTTGCAGAGTTTTGGATGGTAGAACCTGAGATGGCTTTCTGCGACATAGAAGACAATATGAACCTGGCGGAAGAATTCATGCAATACCTGATACGCTACGCCATGGATAACAACCGCGATGATATAGAATTCCTAGACCAGCGTTTGGCTGAAGAAGAAAAACAAAAGCCACAGAACGAAAGGCAAGAATTTGGGCTGATAGAAAAGCTGGAGTTTGTATTGAACAACAAGTTCGAACGCATCACCTATACAGAGGCGATCAACATCTTATTGGAAAGTCCTGCTTATAAAAAGAAGAAGTTTAAGTACGAAGTAAAATGGGGTATAGACCTGCAAAGTGAGCATGAGCGTTACCTGGTAGAAAAGCATTTTAAAAAACCTGTTATTGTTACTGGTTACCCTAAGGATATAAAGTCCTTCTACATGCGCCTGAACGACGATGGCAAAACAGTTGCGGCCATGGATATACTTGCTCCTGGCATTGGTGAGATTGTTGGTGGATCGCAAAGGGAAGAACGCCTGGAAAAACTTGAAGAGCGCATGCGCGAAATGCATATTCCTGCAGATGAAATGAGCTGGTACCTGGATACCCGCCGATTTGGAACAGTACCACATGCAGGCTTTGGCCTCGGCTTCGAAAGAATGGTTCAGTTTGTAACTGGCATGGGCAACATCAGGGATGTAATACCTTTTGCAAGAACTCCAAAGAATTGTGAGTTCTAA
- a CDS encoding mechanosensitive ion channel family protein yields MQIDLQQKFFGNSVQQYLVALAAIVIAFLVLQMVKRWLLQLVKNYTGKTSSKYDDVMVVLVEKFAIPYIYLVVNFNIIRHLVLPPRLDRILDVALTIITVIFAARLINHTLHFSLKTYMEKRDEGPARMRQLSGILMVVKVIVWALGILFFLDNVGYDVTTVVAGLGVGGIAIALAAQNILGDLFSYFVIFFDKPFEIGDFIVVGDKMGTVERIGIKTSHVRSLSGEQLVMPNADLVKSTIHNFKRMERRRGIFKVGVAYDTPIELLQQIPGIISEAILASGDTVVDRSHMQGLGEFSINFETVYFINSAEYGVFADVNQATIMRVLQQFRQLGIEIAYPTQKLFVQAEKAEKQGNSGVSQLISSTNDPLLNQANNAESEK; encoded by the coding sequence ATGCAAATAGACTTGCAACAAAAGTTCTTTGGTAATTCTGTACAGCAATACCTGGTAGCATTAGCTGCTATCGTGATAGCATTTCTTGTATTGCAAATGGTGAAGCGCTGGCTGCTGCAATTGGTAAAAAATTACACCGGTAAAACCAGCAGTAAATACGATGACGTAATGGTAGTGCTGGTAGAAAAATTTGCCATTCCTTACATATACCTCGTTGTCAACTTTAATATTATCAGGCACCTGGTGCTGCCGCCTCGGCTAGACAGGATACTTGATGTTGCCCTTACCATCATCACTGTCATATTTGCTGCAAGGCTCATCAATCACACGCTCCACTTCAGCCTGAAAACATATATGGAAAAGCGTGACGAGGGCCCTGCACGCATGAGGCAGTTGAGTGGCATTTTGATGGTAGTGAAAGTGATCGTATGGGCGTTAGGCATCCTGTTCTTTTTAGACAATGTAGGTTATGATGTAACTACTGTAGTTGCAGGTTTGGGAGTCGGTGGTATTGCCATTGCGCTGGCAGCACAAAACATCCTCGGCGACCTTTTCAGCTACTTTGTAATATTCTTTGACAAGCCTTTTGAGATAGGTGATTTTATAGTGGTGGGAGATAAAATGGGAACAGTAGAGCGCATAGGTATTAAAACTTCCCATGTCCGCAGCCTGTCGGGCGAACAACTGGTAATGCCCAATGCCGACCTTGTAAAGTCAACCATTCACAATTTTAAAAGAATGGAAAGGCGGAGGGGGATTTTTAAAGTTGGTGTTGCCTACGATACGCCAATAGAGCTGTTACAACAGATACCCGGCATCATTTCCGAAGCCATACTTGCCAGTGGAGATACAGTGGTTGATCGTTCTCACATGCAGGGCCTGGGCGAGTTCAGCATCAATTTTGAAACGGTTTATTTTATCAATTCTGCGGAATATGGTGTTTTTGCTGATGTGAACCAGGCAACGATCATGCGGGTTTTACAGCAGTTCAGGCAACTCGGAATAGAAATTGCATACCCCACTCAGAAGTTATTTGTGCAGGCAGAGAAAGCTGAAAAACAGGGAAATTCCGGTGTTTCACAGCTTATCAGCAGTACAAACGACCCATTACTGAACCAGGCTAACAACGCTGAAAGTGAGAAATAG
- the rho gene encoding transcription termination factor Rho gives MYDILQLNDMLVPELLDIADQLKIPNAKKLDKQEMIYKILDQQAVSASETKEPSAEKGGRRKRVVKANTANTTEEAEVMSGEEETNQNNNDQKDNKGGRRGRKPKTKEPVQASIEDAIAAESNQASSEQEPAVEASEENTTTGVGTNTATEEVQQERPQHQQQRHQHQRREPSFNIEFDGVIQGEGVLEMMPDGYGFLRSSDYNYLSSPDDVYVSPSQIKLFGLKTGDTVFGSVRPPKEGEKYFALLKVETINGKGPEEVRDRVPFDYLTPLFPYEKLNLFTTSNNYSTRIIDLFAPIGKGQRGLIVAQPKVGKTVLLKEVANAIAANHPECYLMVVLIDERPEEVTDMERSVKAEVIASTFDEPAEKHVKVSSIALQKAKRLVECGHDVVILLDSITRLARAHNTVAPSSGKVLSGGVEANAMQKPKQFFGAARKIEHGGSLTILATALIETGSKMDEVIFEEFKGTGNMELQLDRRLANRRIFPAIDLVSSSTRRDDLLLDKETLQRMNILRLYINDMNTEEAMNELLKRMRGTKDNNEFLASMNG, from the coding sequence ATGTACGACATTTTGCAATTGAACGACATGCTTGTTCCAGAACTATTGGATATTGCTGACCAACTTAAAATACCGAATGCTAAAAAACTGGATAAACAAGAGATGATCTATAAAATATTAGATCAGCAAGCTGTGTCCGCATCTGAAACCAAAGAACCATCTGCAGAAAAAGGTGGCCGCCGCAAAAGAGTGGTAAAAGCTAACACAGCCAATACCACAGAAGAAGCAGAGGTGATGAGTGGAGAGGAAGAGACCAATCAAAATAACAACGACCAGAAAGATAATAAAGGCGGCAGACGTGGCCGTAAGCCTAAAACTAAGGAACCGGTTCAGGCGAGCATAGAAGATGCTATAGCAGCTGAGAGCAACCAGGCATCTTCAGAACAAGAGCCTGCAGTGGAGGCATCTGAAGAAAATACTACTACCGGTGTAGGTACAAATACTGCAACAGAAGAAGTGCAGCAAGAGCGCCCACAGCATCAACAGCAGCGCCACCAGCACCAGCGTCGTGAACCCTCTTTCAATATTGAATTTGACGGTGTAATACAAGGCGAAGGTGTATTGGAAATGATGCCTGACGGCTATGGCTTCCTTCGCTCTTCAGATTACAATTATCTTTCTTCTCCTGATGATGTGTATGTTTCTCCTTCGCAGATAAAATTGTTCGGCTTGAAAACGGGTGACACTGTTTTCGGATCAGTTCGTCCTCCTAAAGAAGGTGAGAAGTATTTCGCTCTTCTAAAGGTTGAAACAATCAATGGTAAAGGACCTGAAGAAGTAAGAGACCGTGTACCTTTCGATTACCTGACGCCACTTTTCCCTTACGAAAAGCTGAACCTTTTTACTACATCTAACAATTATAGCACAAGAATAATTGATCTTTTTGCGCCAATAGGTAAAGGCCAGCGTGGACTGATAGTAGCCCAGCCAAAAGTGGGTAAAACAGTTTTACTTAAAGAAGTGGCCAATGCCATTGCTGCCAATCATCCTGAATGCTACCTGATGGTAGTGCTGATAGACGAACGCCCGGAAGAGGTAACCGATATGGAGCGTAGTGTAAAGGCAGAAGTGATCGCTTCTACTTTTGACGAGCCTGCAGAGAAGCACGTAAAAGTGAGCAGTATTGCATTGCAAAAGGCAAAACGCCTGGTGGAGTGCGGTCACGATGTAGTGATATTGCTGGATAGTATCACCCGTTTGGCAAGAGCTCATAATACAGTAGCGCCTTCAAGTGGTAAAGTATTAAGTGGTGGTGTGGAAGCAAATGCCATGCAGAAGCCAAAGCAATTTTTTGGAGCTGCACGTAAAATAGAACATGGCGGATCTTTAACCATTCTTGCAACTGCACTTATTGAAACAGGTAGTAAAATGGATGAGGTGATTTTTGAAGAATTCAAAGGAACTGGTAACATGGAATTGCAGTTGGATCGCAGGCTTGCTAACCGCCGTATTTTTCCTGCTATCGATCTTGTTTCTTCATCTACCCGCCGCGACGATCTTTTACTTGATAAGGAAACACTGCAGCGTATGAATATTCTTCGTTTGTACATCAACGATATGAATACAGAAGAAGCTATGAATGAGCTGCTGAAACGTATGCGTGGTACAAAAGATAACAACGAGTTCCTGGCAAGTATGAATGGTTAA
- the mnmH gene encoding tRNA 2-selenouridine(34) synthase MnmH, producing the protein MAIHKIDVERLLELRNELPVLDVRSPGEYKHAHIPGAVSLPLFTDEERKVIGTCYKQESREKAIKIGLNYFGPNMVAMVEQAEAISSQYGDTKNLLVHCWRGGMRSSAVAWLLNLYGFEIYLLEGGYKRFRNWVIQQYEKPYRLNVLGGYTGSGKTYVLQQMDRAGKAVLDLESLACHKGSAFGAINMPAQPSQEMFENLLSVELQKLEQHAGEDGIWVEDESQRIGSVNIPMSFWTQLRISPIYFLDIPFEERLKHIVSGYGSGQKEQLVNAIIRIQKRLGGLETKTAIGFLLEDNFIESFRVLLSYYDKQYNKGLHNRENLESLVDKIAFSTVDPVAIAQHLMQLQTRSTSMELQHGSSS; encoded by the coding sequence ATGGCTATTCATAAGATAGATGTAGAGAGATTATTAGAACTGAGAAATGAACTGCCGGTGCTTGATGTACGATCACCTGGTGAATATAAACATGCACATATACCAGGTGCTGTTTCACTTCCTTTGTTTACTGATGAAGAGCGAAAAGTAATTGGCACCTGCTACAAGCAGGAGAGCCGCGAAAAAGCCATCAAGATCGGCCTCAATTATTTTGGTCCTAACATGGTTGCAATGGTAGAGCAGGCTGAAGCTATCAGCAGTCAATATGGTGATACTAAAAATCTGTTAGTACACTGCTGGCGTGGCGGCATGCGAAGTTCTGCTGTGGCGTGGCTGCTTAACTTGTATGGCTTTGAAATATATCTACTTGAAGGCGGATATAAACGCTTTAGGAATTGGGTTATTCAGCAGTATGAAAAGCCGTATAGACTAAATGTGTTAGGTGGATATACAGGTAGTGGTAAAACATATGTTTTGCAGCAAATGGATCGTGCAGGCAAAGCAGTGCTAGATCTTGAAAGCCTGGCCTGCCACAAGGGTAGTGCCTTTGGTGCTATCAATATGCCTGCTCAGCCAAGCCAGGAAATGTTTGAGAACCTGCTTTCTGTTGAGTTGCAAAAACTGGAACAACATGCAGGCGAAGATGGTATATGGGTGGAAGATGAAAGCCAAAGAATAGGTTCAGTAAATATTCCAATGTCTTTCTGGACGCAATTGCGGATATCACCAATTTATTTTCTTGATATACCTTTTGAAGAACGGCTGAAGCATATTGTATCAGGATATGGTAGTGGTCAGAAAGAGCAACTGGTAAATGCTATTATTCGTATACAAAAACGTTTAGGCGGATTAGAAACAAAAACCGCTATAGGTTTTCTTCTTGAAGATAATTTCATAGAAAGTTTTCGCGTGCTTCTGTCGTATTACGATAAGCAATACAACAAAGGTTTGCACAACCGTGAAAACCTGGAAAGCCTGGTTGATAAAATAGCATTTTCAACTGTTGACCCTGTTGCTATTGCACAACATTTAATGCAGCTGCAAACAAGAAGTACTTCAATGGAATTGCAGCATGGAAGTTCAAGTTGA